The genomic segment CTGCCGACCTACGACGCCGTGTTCCGCTACAACCTGGCGAACGACAACCGCATGCCGCTGATCGTGCCGGCCAACGAGCAGGGCGCCGGCTTCATGGCGGCGGGCTATGCGCGCGCCTCCGGCAAGGTGGGCGTGGCGATGGTGACCTCCGGCCCCGGCGCCACCAACACGGTGACGCCGGTGCGCGACTGCATGGCCGACTCCACGCCGATCGTGGTGATCTGCGGCCAGGTGCCGACCGCCGCCATCGGCAGCGACGGCTTCCAGGAGGCGCCGGTGTCCAACATCATGGGCTCGGCCGCCAAACACGTGTTCCTGGTGACCGACGCCAGCAAGCTCGAGGCCACCATGCGCACCGCCTTCGAGATCGCGCGCACCGGCCGGCCGGGTCCGGTGGTGGTGGACATCCCCAAGGACGTGCAGAACTGGAGCGGCCCGTTCCAGGGGGCAGGCCTGCTGCCGATCCCCGGCTACCGCCAGCGCATGGCCGCGCTGCGCGCCAGCCGCCTGCGCGAGCAGGACTGCGAGGTGTTCTTCCGCATGCTTGGCGAGAGCCAGCGCCCCCTGCTCTACTGCGGCGGTGGCGTGATCAACGGCAACGCCGTGGCCGAGCTGCGCGCCTTCGCCGAGGCCTTCCGCATCCCGGCGGTGACCACGCTGATGGGCATCGGCGCGACCGACACCACGCAGCCGCTGTCCCTGCACATGCTGGGCATGCACGGTGCCGCCTTCGCCAATTACGCGGTGGACGATTGCGACTTTCTGATCGCGGTGGGCGCGCGCTTCGACGACCGCGTGGCCGGCGTGCCGGCCAAGTTCGCCAAGAACGCCCGGTACATCGCGCACCTGGACATCGACGCCTCCGAGATCGGCAAGGTCAAACCGGTGCAGTGGTCGCACGTGGGCATGCTGGGCGAGGCGCTCGACACATTGCGGGCCTTTGGCCAGAAACGCGGCTTCAGACCCGATTACTCGGCCTGGCACCGGCACGTGGCGGAACTCAAGCGCGTGTACGCGATGAACTACGACCGCGAGTCGCCGCTGATCCAGCCGCACTACGTCATCGAGGAGATCAACAAGCTGACCCGCGGCGAGGCCATCGTCAGCACCGGCGTGGGCCAGCACCAGATGTGGGCGGCGCAGTACTTCGACTTCCGCAACCCGCGCCAGTGGCTGACCTCGGGCTCG from the Nevskiales bacterium genome contains:
- the ilvB gene encoding biosynthetic-type acetolactate synthase large subunit, which encodes MTEDHAPAPDRRHPLAGQTMTGADIIVQVLADEGVDVIFGYSGGAILPTYDAVFRYNLANDNRMPLIVPANEQGAGFMAAGYARASGKVGVAMVTSGPGATNTVTPVRDCMADSTPIVVICGQVPTAAIGSDGFQEAPVSNIMGSAAKHVFLVTDASKLEATMRTAFEIARTGRPGPVVVDIPKDVQNWSGPFQGAGLLPIPGYRQRMAALRASRLREQDCEVFFRMLGESQRPLLYCGGGVINGNAVAELRAFAEAFRIPAVTTLMGIGATDTTQPLSLHMLGMHGAAFANYAVDDCDFLIAVGARFDDRVAGVPAKFAKNARYIAHLDIDASEIGKVKPVQWSHVGMLGEALDTLRAFGQKRGFRPDYSAWHRHVAELKRVYAMNYDRESPLIQPHYVIEEINKLTRGEAIVSTGVGQHQMWAAQYFDFRNPRQWLTSGSMGTMGFGLPAAIGAQFACPDRMVIDIDGDASIRMNLGELETVTTYNLPLKIVVLNNFGDGMVKQWQKLFFQGRLSASDKSLHKKDFIKAAEADGFPFAKRLDQKADVPRVVREFVEFKGPAFLEVIIDPDAGVYPMVGPGMSYEQMITGDFIPNRYEDAKREAPGKSDMY